One genomic segment of Microcella indica includes these proteins:
- a CDS encoding DUF2254 domain-containing protein: protein MNRIAYWLARIRDSFWFVPAVLIALALALAEALVAVDLSADWEWLPLLGVGPDGARGLLAAIATSMLSAAATMFSITIAVLALTSSAYGPRLVQNFMADRGNQLVLAVLVSSSLYSLMVLRRIRSGSEAFVPELAVTVGLALALVGVCVLIYFIHHISAGIQIANLAGGVRRELAGRLADQYPATADARRRPADSWPSGGVAREALADADGYVTSVALDDLVSAATRHEGRVDVLVHPGTFVCGGDVIALVTVEADAEHDDADRERATAEERLEQLCRATVGRVSIGDQRTPYQDVEHLARQLIDVAARSLSPGVNDPYTALNAIDALSAAFAPTAAHPDPHPVLVDDDGAVRTRASSRAWIDLVADTIDTLRVYAATQPVVGERLIDCVGRLLRRTTDPERRVALLAAADRVVEGADASAMLPHDLERLRAARTILEGRTS from the coding sequence GTGAACCGCATCGCCTACTGGCTCGCGCGCATCCGCGACTCGTTCTGGTTCGTCCCCGCCGTCCTCATCGCGCTCGCCCTCGCGCTCGCCGAGGCGCTCGTGGCGGTCGACCTGTCGGCGGACTGGGAGTGGCTGCCGCTGCTCGGAGTCGGCCCGGACGGTGCGCGGGGGCTCCTCGCCGCGATCGCGACCTCGATGCTGTCGGCCGCGGCCACGATGTTCTCGATCACGATCGCCGTGCTCGCGCTCACCTCCTCGGCGTACGGCCCGCGGCTCGTGCAGAACTTCATGGCCGACCGCGGCAACCAGCTCGTGCTCGCCGTGCTCGTGTCGAGCTCGCTGTACTCGCTCATGGTGCTGCGGCGCATCCGCTCCGGCTCTGAGGCGTTCGTACCGGAGCTCGCCGTCACGGTGGGTCTCGCCCTCGCCCTCGTCGGCGTGTGCGTGCTCATCTACTTCATCCATCACATCAGCGCGGGCATCCAGATCGCCAACCTCGCCGGGGGAGTGCGCCGCGAGCTGGCGGGTCGCCTCGCGGACCAGTATCCAGCGACGGCGGATGCGCGTCGTCGGCCCGCGGACTCGTGGCCGAGCGGCGGCGTCGCCCGCGAGGCGCTCGCCGACGCGGACGGATACGTGACGAGCGTCGCGCTCGACGATCTGGTGTCGGCCGCGACGCGCCACGAGGGGCGAGTGGACGTGCTCGTGCACCCCGGGACGTTCGTCTGCGGGGGCGACGTGATCGCCCTCGTGACCGTGGAAGCCGACGCCGAACACGACGATGCTGACCGCGAGCGGGCGACGGCCGAGGAGCGGCTCGAGCAGCTGTGCCGGGCGACCGTGGGCCGGGTGTCGATCGGTGACCAGCGCACGCCGTATCAGGATGTGGAGCACCTGGCACGGCAGCTCATCGATGTCGCGGCCCGATCGCTGAGCCCGGGGGTCAACGATCCGTACACGGCGCTCAACGCCATCGACGCGCTCAGTGCGGCCTTCGCACCGACCGCTGCTCACCCGGACCCGCACCCGGTGCTCGTCGACGACGACGGCGCGGTGCGCACGCGGGCGTCGAGCCGCGCGTGGATCGACCTCGTTGCCGACACGATCGACACGCTGCGGGTCTACGCGGCGACTCAGCCGGTGGTGGGCGAGCGGCTCATCGACTGCGTCGGGCGCCTGCTGAGGCGCACGACGGACCCCGAGCGGCGGGTCGCCCTGCTCGCGGCGGCGGATCGTGTGGTCGAGGGCGCGGACGCCTCCGCGATGCTGCCGCACGACCTCGAGCGGTTGAGGGCGGCCCGCACCATCCTGGAAGGGAGAACCTCGTGA
- the ettA gene encoding energy-dependent translational throttle protein EttA, giving the protein MAEFIYTMVRARKTVGEKLILDDVTMSFFPGAKIGMVGPNGAGKSTIIKIMAGLDQPSNGEARLSPGYSVGILMQEPELDESKTVLENVQDGVRELSDKLARFNEISLAMADPEADFDALMAEMGTLQEEIDAANGWDLDSQLEQAMDALRCPPGDEMITHLSGGEKRRVALCKLLLEKPDLLLLDEPTNHLDAESVLWLEQHLQKYPGAVIAITHDRYFLDHVAEWIAEVDRGRLYPYEGNYSTYLEKKAARLEVQGKKDAKLAKRLAGELDWVRSNAKGRQAKSKARLARYEEMAAEAEKTRKLDFEEIVIPVGPRLGSQVIEASNLKKGFGERILIDGLSFTLPRNGIVGIIGPNGVGKTTLFKTIVGFEELDGGTLKIGDTVDISYVDQSRGGIDPNKNLWEVVSDGLDYIQVGKTEIPSRAYVSQFGFKGPDQQKKAGVLSGGERNRLNLALTLKQGGNLLLLDEPTNDLDVETLGSLENALLEFPGCAVVITHDRWFLDRIATHILAYEGTEENPSYWHWFEGNFEAYEENKIERLGPDAAKPHRSTYRKLTRD; this is encoded by the coding sequence ATGGCCGAATTCATCTACACCATGGTCCGCGCCCGCAAGACGGTCGGGGAGAAGCTCATCCTCGACGACGTCACGATGTCGTTCTTCCCCGGCGCCAAGATCGGCATGGTCGGCCCGAACGGTGCTGGCAAGTCGACGATCATCAAGATCATGGCCGGTCTCGACCAGCCGTCGAACGGTGAAGCGCGCCTGAGCCCCGGCTACTCGGTCGGCATCCTCATGCAGGAGCCCGAGCTCGACGAGTCGAAGACGGTGCTCGAGAACGTGCAGGACGGCGTGCGCGAGTTGAGCGACAAGCTCGCCCGCTTCAACGAGATCTCGCTCGCGATGGCCGACCCCGAGGCCGACTTCGACGCCCTCATGGCCGAGATGGGCACGCTGCAGGAGGAGATCGACGCGGCGAACGGCTGGGATCTCGACAGCCAGCTGGAGCAGGCGATGGATGCTCTGCGCTGCCCGCCCGGAGACGAGATGATCACCCACTTGAGCGGTGGTGAGAAGCGCCGCGTCGCGCTCTGCAAGCTCCTGCTCGAGAAGCCCGATCTGCTCCTGCTCGACGAGCCCACCAACCACCTCGACGCCGAGAGCGTGCTCTGGCTCGAGCAGCACCTGCAGAAGTACCCGGGCGCCGTCATCGCCATCACGCACGACCGGTACTTCCTCGACCACGTCGCCGAGTGGATCGCCGAGGTGGACCGCGGCCGCCTGTACCCGTACGAGGGCAACTACTCGACCTACCTCGAGAAGAAGGCCGCGCGCCTGGAGGTGCAGGGCAAGAAAGACGCGAAGCTCGCCAAGCGGCTCGCGGGCGAGCTCGACTGGGTGCGATCGAACGCGAAGGGCCGGCAGGCGAAGTCGAAGGCGCGCCTCGCCCGCTACGAGGAGATGGCCGCGGAGGCGGAGAAGACGCGCAAGCTCGATTTCGAGGAGATCGTGATCCCCGTGGGGCCGCGACTCGGCTCGCAGGTCATCGAGGCGTCCAACCTCAAGAAGGGCTTCGGCGAGCGCATCCTCATCGATGGACTCTCCTTCACCCTCCCGCGCAACGGCATCGTCGGCATCATCGGGCCCAACGGCGTCGGCAAGACGACGCTGTTCAAGACGATCGTCGGGTTCGAGGAGCTCGATGGCGGCACGCTCAAGATCGGTGACACCGTCGACATCTCGTACGTCGACCAGAGTCGCGGCGGCATCGACCCGAACAAGAACCTGTGGGAGGTCGTGAGCGACGGCCTCGACTACATCCAGGTCGGCAAGACGGAGATTCCCTCGCGAGCATATGTCTCGCAGTTCGGCTTCAAGGGCCCCGACCAGCAGAAGAAGGCGGGCGTGCTGTCGGGCGGTGAGCGCAACCGTCTGAACCTCGCGCTCACGCTCAAGCAGGGTGGCAACCTGCTGCTGCTCGACGAGCCGACGAACGACCTCGACGTCGAGACGCTGGGCAGCCTCGAGAACGCGCTCCTCGAGTTCCCCGGCTGCGCGGTGGTCATCACGCACGACCGGTGGTTCCTCGACCGCATCGCGACGCACATCCTCGCGTACGAAGGCACGGAGGAGAACCCGAGCTACTGGCACTGGTTCGAGGGCAACTTCGAGGCGTACGAGGAGAACAAGATCGAGCGACTCGGCCCCGACGCGGCGAAGCCGCACCGCTCGACCTACCGCAAGCTCACGCGCGACTGA
- a CDS encoding DUF6993 domain-containing protein, whose translation MTLAAGILVGGLALAGCATERDPIPTPSSDAPVDPVEQPRVTPGVVPEFVEGGTAAENLDYFAFRLDALLAQNASPSSRELVDELVSSGFNRAAMEVTADTTPTGMQADSILVAVRVGEDCLLGQVADGAAVADDAAALSTGRCLVGRTLSLDW comes from the coding sequence GTGACGCTCGCGGCGGGCATCCTCGTCGGCGGCCTCGCCCTTGCCGGCTGTGCCACCGAACGCGACCCGATTCCCACCCCATCGAGCGACGCTCCCGTCGATCCGGTCGAGCAGCCTCGCGTCACGCCCGGGGTGGTTCCCGAGTTCGTGGAGGGCGGCACCGCCGCCGAGAACCTCGACTACTTCGCCTTCCGCCTCGACGCCCTGCTCGCCCAGAACGCGTCGCCGTCGAGTCGCGAGCTCGTCGACGAGCTCGTCTCCTCGGGCTTCAACAGGGCCGCCATGGAGGTGACGGCCGACACGACCCCCACGGGCATGCAGGCCGACTCGATTCTCGTCGCGGTGCGCGTGGGCGAGGACTGCCTGCTGGGCCAAGTCGCCGACGGTGCTGCCGTCGCCGACGATGCGGCGGCCCTGAGCACCGGGCGGTGCCTGGTGGGCCGCACGCTCTCCCTAGACTGGTAG
- a CDS encoding response regulator, which yields MADPEPTDIVVLVADDDALVRSVLRMALASRGLAVVESSDVEETRRAAQAQAVHLAVLDINMPGGSVLDAVATLRSAHAHLPVLVLSGDMSPPAELDNADYEFARKPIELDDFLERVERLLSPTRNGSRP from the coding sequence ATGGCTGACCCGGAGCCGACCGACATCGTCGTTCTCGTCGCGGACGACGACGCCCTCGTGCGATCGGTCCTGCGCATGGCGCTCGCCTCGCGGGGGCTCGCCGTGGTCGAGTCCTCCGACGTCGAGGAGACTCGCCGTGCAGCACAGGCGCAGGCTGTGCACCTGGCGGTGCTCGATATCAACATGCCGGGAGGCTCCGTGCTCGACGCGGTCGCAACGCTGCGTTCCGCGCACGCGCACCTGCCGGTGCTCGTGCTGAGCGGCGACATGTCTCCCCCCGCAGAGTTGGACAACGCCGACTACGAGTTCGCGCGCAAGCCCATCGAACTCGACGACTTCCTGGAGCGTGTGGAACGCCTCCTCTCTCCGACGCGCAACGGCAGCCGGCCATGA
- a CDS encoding hybrid sensor histidine kinase/response regulator: protein MTSPLRDPAVLAAVLDSAIADLADIAFVVDIEGTVIAANKTLLARSGLSRDDAMGQSFLDIIHGEDRTITSEHLNRALQGEVAAFRIVRTLNEEAQYVSDVTLHPVRDGDDVVAVLGTARDVTEAVTVARERESAEELLQIAGRMAGFGGWSMDANDRVLRLSDEARTILAIAPDAEIVLGALLDAQPSRTRDELRGAMRECLEEGRGFDLQLNIVTITGSQVVARILGRPERDHTGAVARALGAIWDVTEVEAEKAKLVELEERLTIALNTISDGIMFLDRDWIFTFANPRALELTGKSEAELLGKSYWEAFPESEGSEWEQTYRRALETGARQQVRSLDENRDTWFDITAYPTASGLALYVRDVTEDELTRQRMVANQRRLSDQARLLDASRDSMIVRGLDHRVQYWNRAATELYGWDAGEAIGQPITALIFDDTTAFDNATAAVLRDGFWSGALEQRARDGRSLVVDSRWQLVLDESGEPSAIFAVNSDITEQRKAEEARLRAQRMESLGTLAGGIAHDLNNVLTPILMSVQLLTRRTHDTDERQILDGMEAAVKRGADMIRQVLAFARGVEGRRIRVSVSDLLDDLIVYARNALPKEITVTIEHDVADGDTMGDPTQLLQVLINLVTNAKDAMPEGGQVRIRASRVSIDEQYRSVSHSASPGEYLTIEVEDDGFGMPPDVVAKVFEPFFTTKEPGRGTGLGLASSLAIVRSHGGFMQVYSEEGNGTKFQVALPVAEGGEVSRPPEIAGEERAPRGGGELILVVDDEPMIVKVTTQTLESHGYRVVTARNGQEAIDLVDRGDHDIDLVLTDMMMPVMDGAAASAYLEHHRPEIPIVAMSGLNSHGSAKRAVGMGIARFLPKPFTTSLLLTTVAETLRGIPLDLEQEHEL from the coding sequence ATGACGTCGCCGCTGCGCGACCCGGCGGTTCTCGCGGCCGTGCTCGACAGTGCGATCGCGGACCTCGCCGACATCGCGTTCGTGGTCGACATCGAGGGCACGGTCATCGCGGCGAACAAGACTCTGCTGGCGCGGTCCGGTCTCTCACGCGACGATGCCATGGGGCAGTCGTTTCTCGACATCATCCATGGCGAAGACCGCACGATCACCAGCGAGCACCTGAATCGCGCACTGCAGGGCGAGGTGGCGGCGTTCCGCATCGTGAGGACGCTCAACGAGGAAGCCCAGTACGTCTCCGACGTCACGCTGCACCCCGTGCGCGACGGTGACGACGTCGTGGCAGTGCTCGGCACCGCCCGTGACGTCACCGAGGCCGTCACCGTGGCCCGCGAGCGCGAGTCCGCTGAAGAGCTTCTGCAGATCGCCGGCCGCATGGCAGGGTTCGGTGGCTGGTCGATGGATGCGAACGACCGGGTTCTGCGACTCTCCGACGAAGCGCGCACGATTCTCGCGATCGCGCCCGACGCGGAGATCGTGCTCGGCGCGCTGCTCGACGCACAACCTTCTCGCACGCGTGACGAGCTGAGGGGAGCCATGCGCGAATGCCTAGAGGAAGGCCGGGGCTTCGATCTGCAGCTGAACATCGTGACGATCACCGGCTCGCAGGTCGTCGCGCGCATCCTCGGCCGACCAGAACGCGACCACACGGGGGCGGTCGCGCGCGCGCTCGGCGCCATCTGGGACGTGACCGAGGTCGAGGCGGAGAAGGCCAAGCTCGTGGAGTTGGAGGAGCGCTTGACGATTGCGCTCAACACCATCAGCGACGGCATCATGTTCCTCGACCGCGACTGGATATTCACGTTCGCCAACCCTCGAGCACTCGAGCTCACCGGGAAGTCGGAAGCTGAACTGCTCGGGAAGTCGTACTGGGAGGCCTTCCCCGAATCGGAAGGGTCCGAGTGGGAGCAGACATACCGTCGCGCCCTCGAGACGGGTGCTCGCCAACAGGTGAGATCGCTGGACGAGAACCGTGACACGTGGTTCGACATCACCGCGTATCCCACAGCGTCGGGGCTCGCACTGTACGTGCGCGATGTGACCGAGGACGAGCTCACACGCCAGCGCATGGTCGCGAACCAGCGCCGTCTTTCCGACCAAGCCAGATTGCTCGACGCCTCGCGGGACTCGATGATCGTCCGCGGACTAGATCACCGGGTCCAGTACTGGAATCGCGCCGCGACCGAGCTGTACGGGTGGGACGCTGGCGAGGCCATCGGGCAGCCGATCACCGCGCTCATCTTCGACGACACGACCGCTTTCGACAATGCCACCGCTGCGGTTCTGCGAGATGGCTTCTGGAGCGGAGCTCTCGAACAACGGGCCAGGGACGGCCGGTCGCTCGTTGTGGACAGTCGTTGGCAGCTCGTGCTGGACGAGAGCGGTGAGCCCTCTGCGATCTTCGCCGTCAACAGCGACATCACCGAGCAGCGGAAGGCGGAGGAGGCGCGCTTGCGGGCGCAGCGCATGGAGAGCCTCGGAACGCTCGCCGGAGGGATCGCGCACGATCTCAACAACGTGCTCACGCCCATTCTCATGTCGGTTCAGCTCCTCACGCGCCGCACGCACGACACCGACGAGCGTCAGATACTCGACGGCATGGAGGCTGCCGTCAAGCGGGGTGCCGACATGATTCGCCAGGTGCTCGCCTTTGCCCGGGGCGTGGAGGGTCGACGCATCCGCGTCTCCGTCAGCGACCTGCTCGACGATCTCATCGTCTACGCGCGCAATGCGTTGCCGAAGGAGATCACCGTCACGATCGAGCACGATGTCGCCGACGGAGACACGATGGGCGACCCCACGCAGCTGCTCCAGGTGCTCATCAATCTCGTCACGAACGCCAAGGACGCCATGCCTGAGGGCGGCCAGGTGCGCATCAGGGCCAGCCGTGTCTCCATCGATGAGCAATACAGGTCAGTCAGCCACTCCGCCTCGCCCGGTGAATACCTCACGATCGAGGTCGAGGATGACGGATTCGGCATGCCGCCGGACGTCGTCGCCAAGGTCTTCGAGCCGTTCTTCACGACGAAGGAGCCCGGCCGCGGAACGGGGCTCGGGCTCGCGAGTTCGCTCGCCATCGTGCGCAGCCACGGAGGCTTCATGCAGGTGTACAGCGAGGAGGGCAATGGGACGAAGTTCCAGGTGGCTCTGCCCGTTGCGGAAGGCGGTGAGGTGTCGCGACCTCCCGAGATCGCAGGCGAGGAGCGCGCTCCTCGCGGCGGAGGCGAGCTCATCCTCGTCGTCGACGACGAACCGATGATCGTGAAGGTGACGACGCAGACGCTAGAGTCTCACGGCTACCGCGTGGTCACGGCACGAAACGGGCAGGAGGCGATCGACCTCGTCGATCGGGGAGATCACGATATCGACCTCGTGCTCACCGACATGATGATGCCCGTCATGGATGGTGCGGCGGCGAGCGCGTACCTCGAGCATCACCGTCCCGAGATACCCATCGTCGCCATGAGCGGGCTCAACTCCCACGGATCGGCGAAGCGCGCTGTCGGCATGGGCATTGCCCGCTTTCTGCCGAAGCCGTTCACCACGAGCCTTCTCCTCACAACCGTGGCTGAGACCTTGCGCGGCATCCCGCTCGACCTAGAACAGGAGCACGAGCTGTGA
- a CDS encoding response regulator, whose translation MTDSESRALRVVVADDDPFTLSLVTGGLEAQGFDVTSATSAEEALSAVARVDPHALVSDLNFGPGRTGAALLDRVAEEFPWIGLVVLTSHRSPELAVPNPELIPASVVYLVKSQLSRVDELAGAVHRAISGQIDADVVRDDDDVPTVTAAQAEVLRMLAEGASTRALAEHRGTTVRAVETMLNRLFLALGLDTGENASPRVAAVTLWQRGGIRVRRAGD comes from the coding sequence GTGACCGATTCCGAGAGCCGCGCTCTGCGGGTAGTCGTCGCCGACGACGACCCCTTCACCCTGTCTCTCGTCACGGGCGGGCTCGAAGCGCAAGGCTTCGACGTGACCTCAGCGACGAGCGCTGAGGAGGCCCTCAGTGCCGTCGCCCGCGTCGACCCTCACGCCCTCGTGAGCGACCTCAACTTCGGGCCGGGCCGGACGGGTGCCGCACTCCTCGATCGTGTCGCCGAAGAGTTCCCCTGGATCGGGCTCGTCGTACTGACCTCCCACCGCTCCCCCGAGCTTGCCGTGCCCAACCCCGAGCTCATACCGGCGAGCGTCGTCTACCTCGTGAAATCGCAACTGAGCCGCGTCGACGAGCTCGCCGGCGCCGTTCACCGGGCGATCAGCGGCCAGATCGACGCAGACGTGGTGCGTGACGACGACGATGTGCCCACCGTGACCGCCGCGCAGGCGGAGGTGCTGCGCATGCTCGCCGAGGGTGCGTCGACGCGCGCGCTCGCCGAGCACCGAGGGACGACGGTGCGCGCGGTGGAGACGATGCTCAATCGCCTCTTCCTCGCGCTGGGCCTCGACACGGGCGAGAACGCGAGCCCCCGGGTCGCCGCGGTCACCCTGTGGCAGCGCGGAGGCATCCGCGTGCGTCGGGCGGGCGACTGA
- the ssb gene encoding single-stranded DNA-binding protein, whose translation MTDTITLTGLVATNPRHIVTSEGLTITSFRLASNQRRFDRGQNAWIDGDTNWYTVTAFRQLGTHVATSLEKGQRVIVTGRVRIRDWETDEKSGTSIEIDADAIGHDLTWGRATFTRSVIAKSTTRDDPSESSDGTAQGPTEEDASPAEESADQSGQEALAATPF comes from the coding sequence ATGACCGACACCATCACGCTCACGGGGCTCGTCGCGACGAACCCTCGTCATATCGTCACGAGCGAGGGGCTCACGATCACGAGTTTTCGCCTCGCCTCGAACCAGCGCCGCTTCGACCGCGGCCAGAACGCCTGGATCGACGGCGACACGAACTGGTACACCGTGACCGCCTTCCGACAGCTCGGCACTCACGTGGCGACCTCACTCGAGAAGGGGCAGCGCGTGATCGTCACGGGGCGCGTGCGCATCCGCGACTGGGAGACCGACGAGAAATCGGGCACGTCGATCGAGATCGACGCCGACGCGATCGGGCACGACCTCACCTGGGGCCGCGCGACCTTCACGCGCAGCGTCATCGCCAAGAGCACGACGCGTGATGACCCTTCGGAGTCGAGTGACGGGACCGCCCAGGGGCCGACCGAGGAGGATGCGTCGCCCGCCGAGGAGTCAGCGGACCAGAGCGGGCAGGAGGCGCTTGCCGCGACCCCGTTCTAG
- a CDS encoding hybrid sensor histidine kinase/response regulator, whose amino-acid sequence MSNHTPDRHVDGDAPSPVDWSATPEQVRSSIEQFPHPVVLVTPDWRISFANAAAIAQAGVPTHVLTRDAIWEIYPELATEAFRPAHERAMHERESASVRAFSEHYEAWFEITVHPIDGGIASYLRDVTRDQLTRLKLEESIRSLREQAALLDATRDAMIVRDLDHTIRYWNSGASAMYGWSADEAIGRSARDMLYHDVREFDSSCTAVLRDGYWSGEIRERAQDNRLIVGDGRWHLLQDDEGDPIGIFTVTSDITDFRRVEDMRERAQRMESLGTLAGGIAHDLNNVLTPLLLATQVLLADDRSDRDREMLTTIEKSARRGATMIRQMLTFARGVDVERAPIDLADLLAEAHRFARDTLPDSVDILVRHEARHGTLGSTTHLMQVVQNLILNARDAMPDGGTLTLATHSGSPHEPPEHDPLPHAVLEKDHVALSIIDSGVGMTPEIVERLWEPFFTTKPLGEGTGLGLPTSAAIIERHDGRISVRTEPGRGTRFDIVLPAAELAPASAERDDDAVPGHGETILVVDDEPLILATTAEALQAHDYRVLTTNDGHEALRILRDDGHRIDLVLTDMMMPGFDGASHAAHIAASPHDIPVLAASGLAAGAELIPSATSGITAFLAKPYTVPTLLGAVRLALDGTA is encoded by the coding sequence ATGTCGAACCACACGCCGGATCGACACGTCGATGGTGATGCCCCCAGCCCGGTCGACTGGTCCGCGACCCCCGAGCAGGTGCGCTCCTCGATCGAGCAGTTTCCGCACCCGGTGGTGCTCGTCACCCCGGACTGGCGCATCAGCTTCGCCAATGCCGCCGCCATCGCGCAGGCCGGTGTTCCGACCCACGTCCTGACACGCGACGCCATCTGGGAGATCTACCCCGAACTCGCCACGGAAGCCTTCCGTCCCGCGCACGAACGAGCGATGCACGAACGTGAGTCCGCGAGCGTGAGGGCTTTCAGCGAGCACTACGAAGCATGGTTCGAGATCACGGTGCACCCGATCGACGGCGGCATCGCCAGCTATCTGCGAGATGTCACGCGAGACCAGCTCACGCGCCTCAAGCTCGAGGAGAGCATCCGGAGCCTTCGAGAGCAGGCGGCACTCCTCGATGCCACGCGCGATGCGATGATCGTGCGCGACCTGGATCACACGATCCGCTACTGGAACAGTGGGGCGAGCGCGATGTACGGCTGGAGTGCCGATGAGGCCATCGGCCGTTCGGCACGAGACATGCTGTATCACGACGTGCGCGAGTTCGACTCGAGCTGCACCGCGGTACTGCGCGACGGCTACTGGTCAGGGGAGATCCGTGAGCGCGCGCAGGACAACCGTCTCATCGTCGGAGATGGACGGTGGCATCTTCTGCAGGATGACGAGGGTGACCCCATCGGCATCTTCACGGTGACGTCGGATATCACCGACTTTCGGCGGGTGGAAGACATGCGCGAGCGCGCGCAACGCATGGAGAGCCTCGGCACTCTCGCCGGCGGCATCGCCCACGACCTCAACAATGTGCTCACACCGCTCCTCCTCGCTACCCAGGTGCTGCTCGCCGACGACCGCAGCGACCGCGATCGGGAGATGCTGACCACCATCGAGAAGAGCGCACGGCGAGGCGCCACGATGATCCGTCAGATGCTGACGTTCGCCCGTGGAGTGGATGTCGAGCGTGCGCCCATCGACCTCGCCGATCTGCTCGCCGAGGCGCACCGGTTCGCGCGCGACACCCTGCCGGACTCGGTCGACATACTCGTGCGGCACGAGGCGCGCCACGGCACGCTCGGCAGCACCACCCACCTCATGCAGGTGGTGCAGAACCTCATCCTCAACGCCCGCGACGCCATGCCCGACGGCGGCACCTTGACGCTCGCCACGCACAGCGGCTCGCCGCACGAGCCGCCCGAGCACGACCCCCTGCCGCACGCGGTGCTGGAGAAGGACCACGTGGCGCTCTCCATCATCGATAGCGGCGTCGGCATGACTCCCGAGATCGTCGAACGGCTGTGGGAGCCCTTCTTCACCACCAAGCCACTCGGCGAAGGCACGGGGTTGGGCCTGCCGACCTCCGCCGCGATCATCGAGCGCCACGACGGCCGAATATCCGTGCGCACCGAGCCAGGGAGAGGTACGCGATTCGATATCGTCCTCCCCGCGGCCGAGCTCGCCCCCGCCTCAGCGGAGCGCGATGATGATGCCGTGCCGGGCCACGGCGAGACGATCCTCGTCGTCGACGACGAGCCCCTCATCCTGGCCACCACGGCGGAGGCGCTGCAGGCCCACGACTACCGCGTGCTGACCACGAACGACGGGCACGAGGCGCTGCGCATCCTCCGCGACGACGGTCACCGCATCGATCTGGTCTTGACCGACATGATGATGCCGGGCTTCGACGGGGCCTCCCACGCCGCGCATATCGCCGCGTCACCCCACGACATCCCCGTGCTCGCCGCGAGCGGACTCGCCGCAGGCGCCGAGCTCATCCCGAGCGCCACGAGCGGCATCACCGCATTCCTCGCCAAGCCGTACACGGTGCCGACCCTGCTCGGCGCGGTGCGGCTCGCCCTCGACGGCACCGCGTGA
- a CDS encoding methyltransferase: protein MSTPIEIDQTWAAHGPAGAVGSVQRSGDDFYVSLPGEDARRGPYESLDVAKRALHAALGPGAERPDFTEH, encoded by the coding sequence ATGAGCACACCGATCGAGATCGACCAGACGTGGGCCGCGCACGGCCCCGCGGGAGCCGTCGGCTCCGTTCAGCGCAGCGGTGACGATTTCTACGTGTCACTGCCCGGTGAGGATGCCCGGCGCGGGCCGTACGAATCGCTCGATGTCGCCAAGCGCGCGCTGCACGCCGCGCTGGGGCCGGGTGCTGAGCGACCCGACTTCACGGAGCACTAG
- the msrA gene encoding peptide-methionine (S)-S-oxide reductase MsrA — protein sequence MRTFHLAGGCFWCLDAVYRTIEGVSDVVSGYTGGHVENPSYELVCTGSTGHAEAVAVTFDPDVVPADVILDVFFTLHDPRQLNRQGNDVGTQYRSAMFYADEEQKVLFEAARDRASEIWDGGIVTEISPLGRYIIAEDYHQDFFAKNPGQGYCLAVALPKVNKVRKAYAPYVKAR from the coding sequence ATGCGCACATTCCACCTCGCCGGAGGCTGCTTCTGGTGCCTCGACGCCGTCTACCGCACGATCGAGGGCGTCTCCGACGTCGTCTCGGGCTACACGGGCGGTCACGTCGAGAACCCCAGCTACGAACTCGTCTGCACCGGCTCGACGGGGCACGCCGAGGCTGTTGCCGTGACCTTCGACCCCGATGTCGTGCCCGCCGACGTCATCCTCGACGTCTTCTTCACGCTCCACGACCCTCGCCAGCTGAACCGGCAGGGCAACGATGTGGGCACGCAGTACCGCTCGGCGATGTTCTACGCCGATGAGGAGCAGAAGGTGCTGTTCGAGGCGGCCCGCGACCGCGCATCCGAGATCTGGGATGGCGGCATCGTGACGGAGATCTCGCCACTCGGCCGCTACATCATCGCCGAGGACTACCACCAGGACTTCTTCGCGAAGAACCCCGGCCAGGGGTACTGCCTCGCGGTCGCCCTGCCGAAGGTCAACAAGGTGCGCAAGGCCTACGCGCCGTACGTGAAGGCGCGCTGA